A region of the Massilia sp. erpn genome:
CCTGTTCTGGGGCGCCGGCGCGACCCTGCAATTCATCGTGGTGGAATGGGCCAAGAAGGCGCTGGGCATGAGCTTCGACAAAGCCACCACCCTGGTCGGCGTGGTCGCCATCGGCGTGGCGGTGGGCGCGGTCATGTCGGCGCGCATCATCACCCTGCGCAACTCGCTCAGCGTGATCCCGCTCGGCATCGCCATGGGCATCATCGTTGCCTGCATGCCGCTGGTGCATTCGGTGTATGTGGCGTATGCCCTGCTGGTGGTGATCGGCGTGCTGTCCGGCTTCTTCGTGGTGCCGATGAACGCCCTGCTGCAGCACCGCGGCCACGTGCTGATGAGCGCCGGCCATTCGATCGCTGTGCAGAACTTCAATGAGAACCTGTCCATCCTGACCATGCTGGCGATGTACTCGCTGATGCTGCGCCTGGGCCTGGGCCTGAACACCATCATCATCATGTTCGGCCTGTCGGTGGCCGGTCTGATGTACTACATCATGCGCCTGCATGCTGCCAATCAGCGCGAGAAGGATTCGCTCTCGCTGATCGGCGAACACAAACACTGATCTAGCTGGGCAAGTCGCCCGCGCTGCGGCGGGCGGCGGCACGCTCGCGCCAATCATCCGGCACGACAAAGGCGCGCTCGGTTTCCAGCAGCCAGCCCGCTTCTTCCCTGACCGTCGCCACCATCACCGGCGACGGGTCTTGCGCAAATTTTTCCCTCAACAGCGCCTGCAAGGCATCCCGCTCCTGGGCCGGCGGCGTCGGCGCCGGCTCGCCATTGACCGGCGCCGCCGTCGCTTTCAGGGGCGCCAGCCATTGCAGGCGCGGCATGACGACAAAGCGCTCGCCCGCCACTGCGCCGAATTCCTCCAGCGTGCGCCAATGGCCACGGCAATGACCGGGACTGACGCCTTCGAAGACGGGGGGATTCTGCTGCGGGTAGAACAGCCAGCCCTTGATCAGGGCCTGTGCCTTGTCCACCGGCTGCGCCAGCATCGCCTGGGCGGCGGGATGCCAGGCCAGCTGCAATTGCTGGGCAAAGATCTTGCGCATTTTCAGGCCCAGGGTATCGGCCAGATTGGGACCGACCAGGCGGTTGAAGTTGCCGGGATCGGGCTGGCCATCCAGCAGATAGAACTTGGTGGCGAATTCGATATGCACCAGCTCTCCCCTCTGCCGCAGCAGGAAGTCGAACTCGCCCACTGTTTCATTGCGCGCCGAGCGTACTTGCAGGCCATGCGCCTGCAGCACGCCGTGCTGCTCGAAATAGAAGGCCATCAGCTTTTCGGCATACAGGCCAAGGCGGGAATAGAACTTGTTGCCCAGCGCCGCGTCCAGCGGGGCGGGATCGGCATCCAGCGCGGCCAGCCAGGTGGCGGTGGCGGCGCTGGGTGGGCCCAGGGTGGCGATACGGTCCTGCCAGTGCGGCGAGGCGGGATCGAGCAGGTCGGGCGAATCCAGCAGCCAGGCCAGGGCGCGCACCGCAGGGCGCGTCAGATGGCCCCAGGCGCGATGGAAGCGCGCCTGGTAACTCAAGGGACTGGCGCTGTCAGAGGCGTCCAGCATGGGCGGAGCGGGCCAGGCACAGATCGGCCCAGGCCTTGCCTTTGTCTTCCGGACGGCGCAGCAGGTCGGCCGGATGGTAGGTCGCCACGGTCGGACGGCCATCGTAGCGCAGCACCTTTCCGCGCGCAGCGGCGCCCAGCAAGCCCTTGCCGGCAGGGTGGCCGATGGCCAGCAGCAGGCGCGCGCCACTCAATTCAAGCTCGCGGTCGAGGAAAGGACGGCAGGCCGCCACCTCGTCGGCGCTCGGCGCGCGCTCGCTACCGTCGGCGGCGGTCGGACGGCATTTCACCAGGGTGCCGATGTAAGCGCCTTCGGCCGTGCTCAGGTCGACGGCTTTCAGCATATTGTCCAGCAGCGTGCCCGCTTCGGCACTGAGCGGACCGGCATTGCCGCCGGCGGCGGCATCGGCTTCGTCGGCAGCGCTGGGCGCGGCGGCCAGCACCAGCCATTGCGCATGCAGGTCGCCACGTCCCGGGACGGCAGCCTTGCGGCTGTGGCATAGCTCGCAGCGTGTACAGGATTTGACGGCGGCTTGCAGCTGAGGCCAGTCCATGGCGGCGATGGCGGCATCGGAGACGGGACCGGCTGCCGGCGCCGCTGCGGCCGGCGCGCGTGCCGGAGCTGGTGCCGGCATGGGCGCGTCGTCGAACCAGGCCGTCGAATCGTCCAGCGGCGGCGCGGGCGGACGCGGTGCGGCCGGGCGCTGCGCTGCAGGCTGCGAGGGCGATGCCGGCGCGCGGATGGGCGCTGGGGCGGCGGCTACTGCCGGCGTTGGCGCATCGTCAAACCAGGCAGTCGAGTCATCCGGTGCTGCGGCGGCCGGCACTACAGCGGGCGGCACAGCCACGGGCGCTGCCGGCTGCACGACAGGGGCGGCAGCTTGCGGGGCGGATGGCACAGGCGCGGCATGCGCGGTTTCCGCGGCATGCGGCACACCCGCCGGCATCTCGGACAGCACTTCCGCATCCACAGCCGCGGCATCCTGCACCTCGTCCTGGAGCGCATCGGCGTGCTGGCGCAGCTTCCAGCGCGGAGCGATACCCATCTCCGCCAGGAAGACCGCGCTGCGTTGTGAGGCCTGACTCATAATTCGAACCGCATGACGATTGCGTCCTCGCGTTGCTGGTTGGCCGCCGGGTAGTAACCCTTGCGCCGCCCGATTTCAATGAAGCCATAGCGCCGGTAAATATCCAGCGCCCGTTCGTTCGAGGGACGCACTTCCAGCAGTATCGATTCCATGCCCAGCCCGCGCGCGCAAGCTGCGGACTGGTTCAGCAGAAAGCGCCCCAAACCCTTGCCCTGCCAGCGCGCCGCCACGGCCACGTTCAGCAAATGGGCTTCGTCCACGACACCCATGATCAGGAAATAGCCCAGCAGCTCGCGCGAGGCATCGCGCAGCACCCAGGCCTGATAGCCCTGGTTCAGCGAATCGGCGAAATTGGTCCGGCTCCAGGGATACGGATAAACGACCTGCTCGAGCGCCACCACCTCATCCAGGTCGCTGTCCTGCATCGGCTCGTAAATCAGCCGCGCCAGATCCCATTGCTGCGTCATGCGCCCGCTCCACCAGCCTTCATTTCCTCGCGTTCGGCCTTGGTATAAGCGACCTTATTGCGCAGATACAGAGGCTGGGCGGCGGCGGCCGTTACGCCCTGCCCTGCGGCGAAAGCGATGCGGCCCAGCTGCGCGATCTGCACCGCATGCGGCATCAGCGCCGCATGCGGTGCATTGGCGCAGGCCAGGCCGGACAAGGCTTCGGCATAAGCGGCAAAACCATTGCCGCAAGCGACCAGCGCGCCATCCACGGCGACAGGCTGCACGCCTTCGGGCGCGGACAGCACCGGCGGCAGCACCGCCTGCGGCGCCTCGCCGTCGAAACGGTACTGCGCCCAATACACCTCATTCATACGCGCGTCGAGCACGGCCAGCACCGCGCCGGCGCCATGCTGCTGGCGGCAAGCCAGGGCCATGGCGTCCAGCGTCACGATAGGCAGCAGCGGCTTGGCCGCGCCGAAGCCCAGGCCCTGGGCGATGCCGCAGGCGGTGCGCACGCCGGTAAACGAACCGGGACCGGCGCCATAGGCGATGGCATCGACATCGGCCAGGGCGATGCCGGCTTCGGCCAGCAGCTCCTGGACCATGGGCAGCACGGATTGCGAATGGGTACGTACGCCCGACGATTCGCGGGAATAAATCTGGTCGCCGCGCAGCAGCGCGCAACTGGCCATTTCGGAGGAAGTTTCAATTGCAAGGATAATCGGCATTCCGGTATTTTAACCCGCCGAGGCAGCAACGGCCCAGCGCAGCGATGTACAATACCCACCCTATGCACGCCACCACCCTTGATACCGACAACCGCGCCGAAGTGGCCGCCGCCCTGGCCCAGGACCGCCTGATCGTCGCCTGCCTGTGCGCCGCATGGTGCGGAACCTGCGGCAGCTACCGCGCCACGTTCGAAAGCCTGGCCGCGCGCAATCCGGACAAATACTTCCTCTGGGTCGACATCGAAGACCATGCCGACGTGGTGGGCGACCTCGACGTGGAAAACTTCCCCACCCTGCTGATCCAGCGCCACGACAGCGTCGCCTTCTTCGGCACCATGCTGCCCGACGCCAATGTCGCCCAGCGCCTGATCGAAACCCAGGCCGAACTCAGCGGCGAAGAAATGCAGCGCCTCGCCGCCAGCAGCGCCGAGCGCCGCCAATGGCAGCAAGACTGCAATCTGCGCACCCTGCTCCACGCCACCCTCTAAGCCGACAGCTCCACAGCCGAGCCCGTGTCCACCTTGGTGCCAGGCACCAAGGTGGACACGGGCTCGGCTGTGGCTCAGGTTTTCCAGCGCTGCAGCAGGTCTTCCGGGGTGACGGGGCGGCTGTAGTAGTAGCCTTGCGCCTGGTTGCAGCCGTGGCGCAGCAGGAAGGCGGCTTGCTCGTCGGTTTCGACGCCTTCGGCGATCACGGACAGGTTCATGCTCTTGCCAAGCTGGATGATGGCGATGGCGATGGCTTCGTCGTTGACGTCGGTGGAGATGTCCTTGATGAAGGAACGGTCGATCTTCAGCGTTTGCACCGGCAGCTGCTTCAAATACGCCAGCGAGGAATAGCCGGTGCCGAAATCGTCGATCGCCAGGCCGACGCCGATCTTGTGCAGGTCATTGATGAAGGCCATGGCGTCGCCGGTATTCATGATCACCGATT
Encoded here:
- a CDS encoding thioredoxin family protein, which codes for MHATTLDTDNRAEVAAALAQDRLIVACLCAAWCGTCGSYRATFESLAARNPDKYFLWVDIEDHADVVGDLDVENFPTLLIQRHDSVAFFGTMLPDANVAQRLIETQAELSGEEMQRLAASSAERRQWQQDCNLRTLLHATL
- the rimI gene encoding ribosomal protein S18-alanine N-acetyltransferase is translated as MTQQWDLARLIYEPMQDSDLDEVVALEQVVYPYPWSRTNFADSLNQGYQAWVLRDASRELLGYFLIMGVVDEAHLLNVAVAARWQGKGLGRFLLNQSAACARGLGMESILLEVRPSNERALDIYRRYGFIEIGRRKGYYPAANQQREDAIVMRFEL
- the tsaB gene encoding tRNA (adenosine(37)-N6)-threonylcarbamoyltransferase complex dimerization subunit type 1 TsaB: MPIILAIETSSEMASCALLRGDQIYSRESSGVRTHSQSVLPMVQELLAEAGIALADVDAIAYGAGPGSFTGVRTACGIAQGLGFGAAKPLLPIVTLDAMALACRQQHGAGAVLAVLDARMNEVYWAQYRFDGEAPQAVLPPVLSAPEGVQPVAVDGALVACGNGFAAYAEALSGLACANAPHAALMPHAVQIAQLGRIAFAAGQGVTAAAAQPLYLRNKVAYTKAEREEMKAGGAGA
- a CDS encoding DUF1853 family protein — translated: MLDASDSASPLSYQARFHRAWGHLTRPAVRALAWLLDSPDLLDPASPHWQDRIATLGPPSAATATWLAALDADPAPLDAALGNKFYSRLGLYAEKLMAFYFEQHGVLQAHGLQVRSARNETVGEFDFLLRQRGELVHIEFATKFYLLDGQPDPGNFNRLVGPNLADTLGLKMRKIFAQQLQLAWHPAAQAMLAQPVDKAQALIKGWLFYPQQNPPVFEGVSPGHCRGHWRTLEEFGAVAGERFVVMPRLQWLAPLKATAAPVNGEPAPTPPAQERDALQALLREKFAQDPSPVMVATVREEAGWLLETERAFVVPDDWRERAAARRSAGDLPS
- a CDS encoding uracil-DNA glycosylase family protein, which codes for MSQASQRSAVFLAEMGIAPRWKLRQHADALQDEVQDAAAVDAEVLSEMPAGVPHAAETAHAAPVPSAPQAAAPVVQPAAPVAVPPAVVPAAAAPDDSTAWFDDAPTPAVAAAPAPIRAPASPSQPAAQRPAAPRPPAPPLDDSTAWFDDAPMPAPAPARAPAAAAPAAGPVSDAAIAAMDWPQLQAAVKSCTRCELCHSRKAAVPGRGDLHAQWLVLAAAPSAADEADAAAGGNAGPLSAEAGTLLDNMLKAVDLSTAEGAYIGTLVKCRPTAADGSERAPSADEVAACRPFLDRELELSGARLLLAIGHPAGKGLLGAAARGKVLRYDGRPTVATYHPADLLRRPEDKGKAWADLCLARSAHAGRL